DNA sequence from the Nitrospirota bacterium genome:
TTATCTGGTCAAACAGGATTATTTTAGATTGAGCCAGACTCATAAATGCAGTGTCTCCGGGTCTGAGCCTCTCATCTAAATTGGAATTTCCTTTAATAATCAGAGCATTCCATTTTCATTCAACCCAGTTGAATGACCCAGCAGGTTCAATCATAGATACTGTGACAGCTATAGCATTACCTCCATTTTGAGACGTTATAATAACATCTTCCGGCCTGATACCGGCAACAACATTTTCTCTCTCCGGTGGACTGTCCACTAATGGGGACAGTAATAGTCCATTACAATCTACTTGCACTGGGGTGAATTTCCTGACAACCGCAGGAATAAAATTCATCAGGGGAGTTCCGATGAATCCTGCAACAAAGGTATTGGCCGGTTTCATATAAAGGGCTGCCAAGCCAGTTTATCTTAATGCCCGTAATATAATTTAATATTCCGAAGTCTGTATTATATATCCACTCCCACATCTTTGCAGAGACAACGGTTGGTACAGCCCATGGGATAAGGACTATTGCCCTTATTATGCCTTTCATCCTGAACTGCCTGTTCAACAGCAGGGCTATAGAGAGGCCTGTCAACAATTCAAGCGTTACTGATGATACAGTAAAATACACAGTGTTCTTCAACGCATTCCAGAACCTGTCATCCCTCAACAGGAAAAGATAATTTTCAATGCCTGCAAACCTTGATATATCAAAGATGAGCAACCTCCTGTTGAGGCTGAGATACACGACATACAAGACAGGATATACTGTAATTAAAAGTAATAATATAAGGACAGGCGAAACAAATCTATATCCGTTACCATTTTTAGCTGAGGTCATTTCTCCACTTGTAGAATATATTCAATCTGTTCATGTGCCGATCTGAGGGCATCCTCAGGTTTCTTTATCCCTGATACGGCGGCGCTGAACTCTGGTTGCATGATCTGGCTTATCATCATATAGTAAGGGGTAACGGGCCTTGGCACAGCCGCCATAAAGACGGCATAAAGGCTGGTGATAAAAGGCTGCTCCCTTATCAGATCACGGTCTTTATAAAGCTGCTTTCTTGTTGGTTTGTAGCCTATTGTAAGCGCAAGTCTCTTCTGTATCTCTGTTGAAGTAAGATAGTTTATAAGTTTCTCTGCCGCCTCAGGATTTTTTGAGTATCTGTTAATTCCGAGCTGCCATCCGCCG
Encoded proteins:
- a CDS encoding sugar ABC transporter permease; translation: MTSAKNGNGYRFVSPVLILLLLITVYPVLYVVYLSLNRRLLIFDISRFAGIENYLFLLRDDRFWNALKNTVYFTVSSVTLELLTGLSIALLLNRQFRMKGIIRAIVLIPWAVPTVVSAKMWEWIYNTDFGILNYITGIKINWLGSPLYETGQYLCCRIHRNSPDEFYSCGCQEIHPSASRL